From Syntrophales bacterium, the proteins below share one genomic window:
- a CDS encoding 2-dehydropantoate 2-reductase — MDDFRIAVVGIGATGAVLAAALLKTDPETMLVSPRNGLGDKLRKDGIRISGEVEYHVPVRYFFDNIEKCKDRNPNLIFVATKTFHLPQVLKELKSVFKEGTKIVSTHNGLGTEDLIAEAFGAEAAFRMSLNYGVSLKGPGEVEMAFFNRPNPLGALIPENREAGLRIAQMLSAGGLDTEFVDDIKLHVWKKMIMKCTMASICAVTDKTIKEALSFAPTREIADACFAEVLAVAKAKGYDLGADYLTQALVYLEKVGVHKDSMCVDIANKTRTEIDFLGGKVVEYGRETGVPTPCYATMANLVRAMEDKYLGKRPFRL, encoded by the coding sequence GTGGATGACTTCAGAATCGCCGTTGTCGGCATTGGCGCCACCGGGGCAGTTTTGGCGGCTGCCCTGCTCAAGACGGATCCGGAGACGATGCTTGTGAGCCCCAGAAACGGCTTGGGCGATAAGCTCCGCAAAGATGGCATCCGAATTTCCGGTGAAGTTGAGTATCATGTTCCGGTGCGTTACTTCTTTGATAATATTGAAAAGTGCAAAGATCGCAATCCGAATCTTATTTTCGTTGCAACCAAAACCTTTCATCTTCCCCAGGTTTTAAAGGAGCTGAAGAGTGTTTTTAAGGAGGGGACGAAGATCGTCAGCACCCATAACGGTTTGGGCACGGAGGATCTGATTGCCGAAGCGTTTGGGGCGGAAGCGGCATTTCGCATGTCGCTCAATTACGGCGTTTCGCTGAAGGGGCCGGGGGAGGTGGAAATGGCATTTTTCAACCGCCCCAATCCTTTGGGCGCCCTGATTCCGGAAAACCGGGAAGCAGGCCTGCGAATCGCGCAAATGCTCTCGGCGGGCGGCCTGGACACGGAGTTTGTCGATGACATCAAACTCCATGTCTGGAAAAAGATGATCATGAAATGTACGATGGCCTCTATTTGCGCCGTCACGGACAAGACTATCAAAGAGGCCCTGTCGTTTGCCCCTACCAGAGAAATCGCCGATGCCTGCTTCGCGGAGGTTCTGGCGGTGGCCAAGGCAAAAGGATATGACCTCGGGGCCGACTATCTAACCCAGGCATTGGTTTATCTGGAAAAGGTGGGGGTTCACAAAGATTCCATGTGCGTCGATATCGCCAATAAAACACGTACCGAAATTGACTTTCTGGGAGGGAAGGTCGTGGAATACGGGCGAGAAACCGGAGTTCCCACACCATGTTATGCAACAATGGCAAACTTGGTCCGGGCAATGGAAGACAAATACCTGGGAAAGCGTCCTTTTCGGCTTTAG